A region of the Mangifera indica cultivar Alphonso chromosome 10, CATAS_Mindica_2.1, whole genome shotgun sequence genome:
ACACTCTATTGgttgttgtttattattttaggaGATTGATTCCTTGATGATAAGGAATATCTCATTAATCCCAGATTATTGTGTATGTGACCCAAACATCTCCCTGTGAGACTTCTAGCTAGAAGATGGTTAGTCCTTAAGGATTCTTTATTCTTAGAGTGCTTAGTTAGTAGCTCTTATGCTAGTTGCAATTTGTCGGTTGCCATCCATGGATCGTTATCTATCAATTGTTTGTTAATAGTTGTTAGGGGTGTGTATGGTTTAGTTTGATGCgatttgaaagttttttaaaaccaaactataaaaacaatttaaaatttttttaaactaaatcaaactattttaggtttcaaatcaaattaaactgatAAAATACGGTTTGGATTacgatttaaatatattaaaatcattcactttttaaaatatattatttaataaaattaattgaattacaactttctagaatataatataaacatgtaaactaaatatgaaatatatatatatatataatatatatatatatatataaagaaaatgataaaataaatatgaaaagaaaaagttatgcACCTACTTccctttttgaaaaaattttgtcaaatataattatatatatgtattttcaaaaaatacggtttatagtttagtttggtttggtttgataatTATCTAAATAACAACCCAAGTTGaaaactgtttttaaaaaatttgtcaagtcaaaccaaataattttacaaaccaTACTGTACTTTTTAAATAGTTCAATTTGGCTTTAtagtttgaatcgaattatacatacatataatagTCATCTATGAAGGTTGACTTTGAGAAAAAATTTCGATTCTATACCAAGATGATATGTTTTGCTTTTCACATGTAtcacacaaataaatatatctaacAATAAAAGCAtgcatatctattttgagtgCCAAAATGagttcatatttattatatatcatcatatgattaaataattttgaattaaaaataaaataataattaattacataataactcatataagtatatatatatatttatttacttatagtaaataaatataatatttctttatatataataactaatattttcagtatatagataatatgtcataatataattatgtgttactttatcgttaatttaaaattatttaatcatataataatatattatctctatacaaaaaatatatatatatacataaattttattatttttcgcTTCGTCCAATTAAGTAAATCAGTTTATTTCTGTGACAAAAAGACATTTTAAATCTTAATAGAAAGCTGGTGGCACATCCAATCAACTTTAAAGTAAAATTAGACTTTGACAGACATTGAAAAAGCTTCATCAACACCCTCGGATACCCTCCTTATGTATGAAGCTTCAACTATTATTCCAGTAAAATCAAACAAGGAGTTCTGATTTAGTTGTCTTTAAAACTCCACTTAAGGACATGAAAAGAGAGAATAAAATTAATGAGCCACACACTTGGCATTCTATTGGTCTTAACTTATCTTCTTAGTCAAAGGTCGTGAAGTGAAGgaataattaattgttaatcaTAGAATAATCCAAATTAGCaactataattaatattctAACGTGTTTGCTTAGTGGCATCATCAGTTTCTACACGAATTAGCACTAAGGTCTACATCGATCGCCATCAACTAGCAGGATTGAGAGGCTTCCTTTTCGTAATGTCAAGACCAATTTACTTAAGAAGcaagttaaaaattaatcagCATCTCTGCAGGAAATTACTTGTAGTTGAATAAATATTCTCACAGGAATTTCAGCACTCAATGGAGTCGTGGTCCATAAaagttggaattttttttatcaaaatttaatattaatggcTCCCATTCAAGTATAAAAAGCAAGactttatagagaaaaaaaaaaaaacctggaCACTGTTTACCTTTTATAAGACATCATTTACCAGTCCCTGGCTTAATTAGTGTCATTAATACTTTGCTTAACGAAATCAAAGTTGCGATTAAGGGGTCTTTAGCTCTTTAACTTCAATAATGAGAAGTAAAGGCATTCACAAATGTTCAAGGGAGACAGCAAAAGAGGAAGACTTGAAAAAGCTACTAATTTTCGTCGTGCAAATGATATTGAAAGAAGTATTAATTATTTGGCACTCATGAGTACATGTGATTATTACATATGCTATTATTTGACACTCACATGACTGGTTATTagtttatcattaatttaaaatcactcaattatgtaataacatatataagtatgtacatatatatatatgtatacacgtgTTATCATATagttgaataaatttaaattaaagatagaataacacttaatttataataatatatataaatatatataaaatatttttgttaagttATATACatgcctttttgtttttgttattattcaGTCAAATGAAGATAATCTCCTTAATGATGAAGGCAACATCTAAAGgtgtttgaattgaataaatagaATCAAGACAAATCTATGAGGTTAGTGCTTCATTACGCGTGCATCCATTGATGATTAATTGAACTCTTAGATGATTGCAATAAACAAAATTGCATGGagtaatcaatcaatcaatcaacaaaAGTTACAAAAATGCTGATATTGCTGCCACTGTACAAGAGATCGACATCATTAAAAGCAAACAACTTATGTGCATAAGTTTTTACacattttaattaagaattgaTTTGGGTAATTAACCCATATCTTTCAACTAATGACAtgtttttgatagaaaattttatttaatagaacaaacataaatataaaattattcaattctaatttACAGGATTTAtgcaatgttataaaataatgaattaaaatcttttaaggTTATAAAAATACATGAATTTTGATGTAATATGAATTCGTATCAGTGTCAAAATTCTTTATGTTGGAATGATCTGCCTTCTACTTTTGAAACTTTGTTTGAATGATAATATATAGATTTTGGAGAAGAGATTTAACTAATACATAGTAGGTTATCAGATCTCTctatcaaatattcaataaactttaaaatttatattaatattatttactcaaatcataattattaaatatattaaatttatttttattgatcacttaagaTTGATTATTTGtaaactattattaaattattcaattaactaatttattaaatcaaaattataattaatattgagaaatttgaatgaaatatttaaatggGCAATTGTAATTTTAGTCTTTAGACAAAAGTTACTTGTTATCTTTCACGTTAGTTGATGTAAGAAGGGAGAGTACTAGGGCTTCATGATAACCATAGACATGCTTGGATTCTTTTCGTACAATTATATTTTGCCAATCAAGCTTCTAGAAATTAATGGCGAAAGTATCTAACATAGAAATTTTATTGATCGCATGTGGAAGAACGTGACGACTGAGAGGAAAATGAATCGAGCTCGCATGGATTGGGATCTAAAGAGAGAGATAGAGGAAGCAATGACGTCTCAAAAAAGTGAAAGCTGCAATGGAAACAGAGAGAACATCTCACGCCTACACATAAACATGTGGGCATCAACATAAGAACCCCAGTAATTTGCTTGGATTTCCGagctccttcttcttcttcttcttcagttgaatctttccctttctctttcttttcttttttataagcGACCCCATTTTCATCTACAATTTCAGGATCTCTTTCTCGTCAAAACTAGAAAACCCATTGCATTCtttgagagaaagagagagttcGCTTTTTTAACAGTTTAATGATAGCTTTATTCCTTGTTAAAATACAACCTTGGTTATTGCGAAAGCAGATCCAAAAACCCAGATTCCAATCTCTCATTTAATATGCGATTAACCAAAAAAGAGAAGTATTACAGTGACATCATGatcataaatttgaagaaatggGTTGAAAAATTTTGGAGAATCCAACGACCTGGCTTCTCTTGCATGGTTTTTAGTGGCGTTTTGGCATTTCTTTAGCTTCGTCTTCTTGTCCACCTCAATACACACACTCTCTGATTTTGTACGGCACAAACAACAAATAGTACGCCTGATTTGGTCAATTTTCCTATGATTACTCAATCATTTTCGTCATCCAATGCAGCGCAAAGCAACAAATAAGTACTCTCTTAAGTTGATATTCATGTAATTGGGAAATCACACTCACCATTAAGTCGTTTGCCTCTCTCTCTTGATAATGGGCACAAACTTAGACGGGTTCATCAATTTTCTGGGAGGGTGAAAAATAACTACCTCAGTTAAATTGTCCTAAAACAATGCGACACCAAGAGTTACATTGGAAACTGAAATTGCCCATCGGATGATTAAAGGTACTGACTGTATGTTGATGATGAAACAAGACATGCAGAAACTACGAAGTAAGGATGCTGCGGAGTGTATTGGCCAAAAGAAGCAAGGCGTGCGACTAATTATTAAAGGGTACATGGATGAGTCATCTGCAAAACGTCTCTGTGTGACCAGAGAGAAAGAGTTGCAGGAGGTGGAAGAGATCTTACATTTCATGAAACTAACTATAACGCCAATAAATTCTGTCAATAGCCACTCCACTTACCAAGGATGAAGACTTAACTCTCTTTTGTTGTTTTGCAGAGGCTTTGATATGAAATGACACGAGCTCTTCTGTGAAAATGCTGCTACTAAACCAAATTAGCGAGAGAAACTCTTCAACTGTATGATCCATGAGCCAAGATTCTTCTTGCTCACTTTATATCCCCTCTTGATTACTGTATAATCTGAATCGATTTATCAACAAGAATTATGGCTCATTGTTATCCCAATTTGGCAAAGAGATTAGTTCATCTCATCTGAAGAGAAAGCAACGTGAATATCAAAAGCACAGAAGAAAACATATGATGGACAAAATTCACTAAATACACTGCATTTCATCCATTATAGCAATATAGTCCTTCATGTCAAACACCAAACTCCATGAACACATACTCCTTCACATTTTACATACCCATTTAACACAAGGGGGAAAAATGAACATAcagaaaaaaagaagttaaaaagaCTAATTAAAAGCCTACCGTTCTAAATTTCTTTCAGCGATATCCATAATTTCCATGTCAACTTACGATCTTTAGTGGTTTGATCTTGAGAGTTAAGGCCTTAATTTGAAATCactttttaggccaaaggaaaaagagaaatataattattaaccaCAAAGCAAGAGGGAGGTTTCTTTTTGAGAAGGGGCtattgagattaaaaaatatcatagaaAATGGCTGGTGGAAGATGAATTGAATCCAGAGACATCTGTCCATGCATTGCTAGTATTCCAATATTGATCATTTCCTGATATACCCAAAAAATTTCGTGATAAATTTAGCCCttgattttcttccattttcacATTTGCCGACTGCGTAACCGGAGAATCCATCGGCTTTGACCGAAGCTGACCAACATAATAATTCGGCGCCACGGCGCCTTCACTCTCGAACTGATACAAACCAGTCGTTGGCTCCATGCCCGTCAAGAAAGGATATTGTTGCACCTGTTGCAATCTCCACTGCTCAACAAGCCCACTTGAAATTAAAGAAGAACCACCAGCACCGCCGCTAACACCTCCTGACGCAGCTCCCACCCGAATTTCAATATCATTATTGCCACTATTACCACCACCAGTAGCAGTTGCCACCCCTGGAACTTGAATTCCCCCAAAATTCAAACCAATATTAGCTGAATTGAAACCACTAAGATGATGTAAAGGGGgcaaaatttgtaattgtgaGGGCGGAGGTGGCATGTGGCCGATGATATCAGTTGTTGAACGTCTAGAAGCAAGTGTACTAGATGAGGTCGCCCCGGTTTGACTCTCGGTTACAGCCGGAGATTTGGATCTGCTGCTTCCTTtgcttcttttgtttcttctacAGCCACCTCCGACTGGTACGTTTCTAAGTGCACCACCTCTCGTCCAGTATCGCCGGCAGGTCTTGCAGAAGTGGCGAGGCTGCGAAAGGTTGTAGTTATTGAAGTAACAAAATTTAGTGTTTGTAGAATCACATCTTGGACATTTTAGGGCTGCTTCAGGTTGAGGAATCTTCGCCAGTCGAGCTCGCTCCGCCATCAAACCGGGTCTGATTGAGCCCGTGCCACCACCGCCGCCACCTAATCCAGGTAGCGGCGGTAGTTGAAGCTGCGAGTTCTCAGTGTTGCCTCCTACAGGTTGCTGATTTGGTTgctgtaaaattaaaatcaaaaatgaaaaaacgaaagtacaaaaaataatcaaagtaaATACATTTATGCGATTTTCGTATATTCAAGATGAGATTAAAAAAGGATAAGAATAttattcaacttttaatttGCTTTTTGGGAGAAGAAGCTAGGTAGCTATAAAGAGTGAAAatcagagaaaataaaataaaaaacactacCTGTTGCCAATTGGATGGATCTAGATAGACAGGAATAGATGGGAAAACCATGGTGGCTATCAAGAtttctgtattttttttgtaaaggaAGATGGGTTCTTAGAGATATGGTGGAGAATCACATCAAACAAAAGAGTtgcagagaaagagaaagagaaagaggcaAGGAGATGGAAAAGATAAAGGAGAGTgggtttatttatttgttctttgctctctttttgtttttattaattctttagggTTTCAAAGGAAAACAATATTTCTGGTTTCTTAACATGTAAGCTTTTCTCTTTTGATACAGTTTTACAGTGCTCAAAAAAGATATTAGTCACCAATCCATGCAAGTAGGCATAgaataaaaagaagagaagggaccctaattaatattaaatgttgagtttatagtttaattattataataattatgtaattaagaaagaaaaaggtgaGTTTCATGGTTTTTGTAAGTCGTAATCGAATGTACCTTTGTTTCTTAGGGCTTTCCTTGAGAGTTCTGATTTTTGCATGCAtgaaaagataatataaatacacacattgtttaaatatttttttctacaGTAAAACTCCCATAAATATGCCCTTTATACACTGTAATTTTACTCTTCAGCCGGCAAGAGATTACATAAATTATGAAACTAGCTCACCAACCATTAGGGACCAAACAGGATGTGAAAGGGGACAGCCAACTGTGGCAATTGTTGTGCCAAAATTGCGAAAAGAGTTTAATGCGTTTTTTGCAAAGGGTATGTTCACATATGCCGGAACTTAAATGACTGAAttggctaaaaaaaaaaaaaaatagtattatatgtacAATCAATAGGTAtatacgatgatatattattatataatttagtgttactttatctttaattcaaaaactaaaagacttattttcacccaaggtttagtgtacaTACAAACTTCTATCTTGtaactcaaatacccactcatagATGGTTAAAGTTAATCTATTagatttaagggtaaaattgttatttaactaattatactaaaaaaatgaaacttaactcattttcttcgtaaaccttaaaaaataataattttttcttaggattaaactttgaaaagttatattttcccctaaaggtttcaatttttcGACAAATCTTCTCCCTCTTTAACACCCTCCGaccctttctcttcttttttccaAACTCATTTTCACTGGATAAGACAAGTCTTCATCTAGACAAAGACAAGTAAGACAAAGacgattatatatataatatacatgttaAAGCCAAGGTTTATATCTAGTTATGTATGTATTTAAATAATGcataattaattactaattaacatttttctatAACTTTTACTAGACAGTTCATATCAATTCCGGtccaaaattgaagaaattagTCACAGTTATATTACATTTAATGTgctaaaaaatgaagaatattcaaACACCTAGTTTGCTTGTCACAATTCTTCCACTAATCAAGGCGGCACAGGAAGCAAAATCCCAATAAAATTTCTTGAACATTCGTATCTGATACTTTAATTCTAACCCATGTACCTTTAACACGATGGGGACTGCACAATTATACAGTGATTGTACTTGATCCGTTGAATATAAGGAATCGTTTTTCACAAACCCCAAACAagaagtttttattttgtattttggaaTCCGAAGAAAATTGCATATATGTGATACTTTAAttttcacaattaaaaaaaaaaaaaaaagatgtatgCATCTAATTACCTATCTCACGATATATAAGATATATCccataatatgatacaatatagataaaaaaaatatacgtATCATAaattgtattgaattaatacgatacaataaatatataatataatataatacatattaccgATACATATTGATATAcgtttttaaagaaaattagttaaataataatatagttaggtgtatataaaaaattttaaattttttagaataatattttaatttttaaaacatatatcttattatataatatgatatataatacaaaaaattaaatttttaatatacgattTGACTATCATATTTATGtatgagaaattaaaaacaatttaaatgaTACCAACCCTTCTCTTCTTTGTCATTCATCAAGGTGTTCTGGTTTTTATTCATCTATTTAAATTTCATgataaatttctttatcttgAGTAGGGCTAAGGAAAAAAACAgtaaggtggtggtggtggccaAGCCGCCGTATACGCAGAGAAGAGTGGAGTCGTCATTAGATGCTTATGGTCGGGGCATTTTTACTTTTCCACAGGCCACGTCAGATTATCAGGTCCCACGTCACCTTCTTGTAAGGCCTTTGTCCTTACCCATGCCCAACCCTATTTACCTGTAGAGTATAAATAATACAAGCCTTTTCAAACAAATGAATcatacaaaataaatcaaattttaaattaatgattaattttataattattatatatttgaactCATATCCCTTTTTATATAAATCCCTTTATTATtactcaaaacaaaattaatataaacaataatcataatataaatctTCCTCATCCATCTGGGTCAGTGAAAAAGTTGGTCTCACATCCACCACACATCAAGGTCCCCACATGAATCATGAGGCCAAGATTTTTCTTATCAGAGTGGTCAAAATTTTCACCATTGATTCTGAATCATAACCTACTATGTGGGATAAACTTGGGCAAAATGTTAGGGATATTATACGTACACACGAACTTGTATTTATAATTAgagattttatttgtattaattgaaaaaataaatttaagtttaatgattatatttataattatttaattaagtatattaaaattttataaatataataaaaactcaaatttagattttatctgtaaaaattttaatatttcaatcgTAATATTAACTCTTTGTTTTCATAGACTTGCAGTTTACTTTCTATTGGGGGACACAAATTTTGACTGACTGAATAGATCACACAAATGGacaatatattgttttatgaaaaaaatttcacgaattttgtatttttcctagtttttcttatttaatgtTTGGGTCAAAAGTGAATGAgaaaaagatttatatattcattgttGGTTTTAGATTATGATACATGAGATGGGTCCTGTGGCGGTTGCTTTTCCCTACATTGTGCATAATTCCTGTATTTATCAATCATGCATGTACTTTCAAGACAATAAGGCAtcgtattaaaaaattatgtaccGTTGAGTGGTATGATCTACAAAGCTAGAGATGGAAATAGGTTATGTCGAGTTGTATCATGCTGGCTCTGACATTTCCATCGTGTTAAAGGGTCGGGTCATGTTTTAAGTCTTCCAAATGACAggtttatatacatacatacataaatatatatacatacatacatatatatatgtatgtatatatacatacatacatatatatatgtatatatacatacatatatatatgtatgtatatatatatacatacatacatatatatatgtatgtatatatatatacatacatacatatatatatgtatgtatatatatatatatatatatatatatatatatatagaaaatttctaaaatgTCTTTCATTGAAATATGAATGTGGAAATATTTCatgtgtcaattataattaatataaatcatcAAATGTGTGTACAAATATAAACAACTAAAAACATCAAAAAACACAGTGTAGCAATGACTAAAGCCCCTCTCATGTTGTATCTCGGTTGACCAACTACCTCATCGCCTTTACCTCAACACTCACTtgcaaaactaaataaaaaggGATGAGTGATAAATACTTAGTAAATTAGAGCATCTATCTTACATACAATCTTATCATATATCTTTCTCTTTCCTAGGCTCATCTTGCATTCCTATTCTTATTATCTCGTATTATTATCTAGCGTTCGTTTCTACTCTACTTTGGATGATAGGAATgcattgtatatatattattcaagcCTTATGGTGAAAGTATTCATATTCTATCTTCTTTCCTTCCTCATCTTTATGACAATTAGTCAAGATTGAAACAGGAATTTGATACTCTATCCATGTGACAACTTTCTCAGGCTAtcatagtttataatatatatgaacttGTCCCTTAATAACCCTTGTACAGTTGCTTTCACATAAAGAAATGTCACATGTTCTCTCATAATCATTTCTTTGAGGGTTTGGAAGACCCTACATCATCATTCGCCTCTAACTTATGTTTTGAAGCCTTGGGTATATGACTCGATGACTTTGAAACGTGTCTCCTAAGATTAAAACTAGACCATTTAGATGATAAACTAGACTGAGCTAAGGCTCAATTTGtctacttaaaaataaaaataataaaaacttcatCGGAGTCCTcattttagaattaataaaaagtaatggatttatgaaaaaatgaagaaaatataagaacacttttgatatataagTGGAGTCAATATCATCACAACTATTGAGTAGATATAGAAAACCAAGACATATTCACAAAAATCTCTGCCATAAACTTTATCTCTGTTATACACGTGTAAAAGATCAAGCCGACATATCCAAAGTGTAAGTGATAAGATTCCtcaatatgataattattagcACTTATGTTTAACATCAACACACGatgtcataaataatatatgctAACAATATCATCACTTATTTCATCATTCTACCTTGACACACTATATGTCAAACTAGTAAAAAAGAACAATCAACTTAGATGTTAACGTTAATTTGACCTCATCACCCTATAATGACGTCCTATTTAACTATAAAAGGCAAGGTACCACAGGTCATTAGTcatgaaacataaaaaataatgattctCTTGATTAGTGGAGCATGAATTTAAGTCAACAGATTTTGTAAACCTCAACACTCCAAAGGCTACTCCCTAGTATGCAAACTGATAATAACAGCCAAACTTGTAAGTATGTTAAAGCCTTTCATAGCCTTTTTAGATAAAGTGATCAAATTCAATGGTATGTTTTTAGACATGTAGTATGAAAACTTGGCTCAACAAAGGCTATATCTCTTAGAGTGTAACTTATTGCATTCACATGTAATGCACCTAACAAACCTAAGTGGTCAAGGCATTGGATTTCAAtgcttaaaaaattttttatattaggtTGACATCATCTTCCATCATATTATAATTGTAACTCATGGTGTGAGGTTAAGGATCAATTCTAGATGAATGAATTTAAACACTTCTCACTTTAATGATCTTGGGGATTCTTAATCTTATTCGTGCCTTAAGGTTTACATTACTGATAGGGGTCAAAGAGTGTAGGTTGGCTCCAAGGAGGATCTAACTCTTGCTTATGAGAAGAACTTACACAAAGTAAGGAAAGTGTAAACTTGTGATGTCCATCAATAACTCATGCCAACAACATCCTAGCCATCACATGCAAAACATCCCCAAGGATATAACTCATGTTAACCAAACTTGTGTATTCATGCACATTCAACATGGTGTGCCAATGCTAACTTATACCACTCATCATCGTTGTGTAGGCTAGAAACTCACATTAAAGTGATTCTTCATATGAAGAATATACGAATGAATATAGTATTTGTTACAAAACTTAATGTTGTGATAAATTATTGTTCAATCTCCCACATATTTATCCATAGAGctcaaaaaaagaaatataagccCTTTTATCAATCATATGACTACAAGCAAAGACTACTTTATTCGTACTTCTAAAATCAAAAGGTAATGATCACTATCTAGAATTATCATTCCACATGCAATGCATTGCTATTAGTTCTGAAGTTGGGGGACACCCTAAAGTTTTagtaatttttcataaaaagttTCACACTACTTTGCGCAACCTATCCATATACTTGTACATACTTATTCTCTCTTATATTTGCTTGTTTATCACATAAAAGTTGTATGGATAGATTGTTACAAGTGTGGCGAAAAATAAATGGAGATGCaattaaagtattaaaaatattactttattaattgTATCCTATCACAagtatatattcaaataaatttagtcTACAAGTACACAAGTAATTTCATTTTGTCCGCAAGTACATAAGCAACTTGACTAAAAATACCTAGTTAGATACACGAAAAAGCTttaagaataagaagaaaataaggCATCTCTTTAGTTCTTTAGCTCTTCATTCAATTTAGAGCCACTCTGTCAACTAAGCCTTACTAACCTATACCAAATCAAAGATGCAAAGAAGCCCCCAGGCACAAGCTTATGGTGCCCTAACATTTTCATCTAGAACCATTTTTTACCAACTCAGATAAGGTACTATTTATAGTGACCCTAACCTATGTTGCTTAAGTTTTTCTTTGTGAACATGAATTCTACCTATGAATCCATGGAGTACTTTCACATCAGATACTCTATTTATCTGATAGAAGAATGAAACCTGGAACTTGCCAACACAAAATATAAGCATTTGAAACATGCTACATGAcattaatttttacaaaaaagatttaaaaaaaacctaCCCTAGGTATGCCCTTGCGAGAGAAAAATAGGGATTA
Encoded here:
- the LOC123227125 gene encoding dof zinc finger protein DOF3.6-like, which gives rise to MVFPSIPVYLDPSNWQQQPNQQPVGGNTENSQLQLPPLPGLGGGGGGTGSIRPGLMAERARLAKIPQPEAALKCPRCDSTNTKFCYFNNYNLSQPRHFCKTCRRYWTRGGALRNVPVGGGCRRNKRSKGSSRSKSPAVTESQTGATSSSTLASRRSTTDIIGHMPPPPSQLQILPPLHHLSGFNSANIGLNFGGIQVPGVATATGGGNSGNNDIEIRVGAASGGVSGGAGGSSLISSGLVEQWRLQQVQQYPFLTGMEPTTGLYQFESEGAVAPNYYVGQLRSKPMDSPVTQSANVKMEENQGLNLSRNFLGISGNDQYWNTSNAWTDVSGFNSSSTSHFL